From Mucilaginibacter rubeus, a single genomic window includes:
- a CDS encoding radical SAM protein — translation MPERPYIYYDFTLSICSTCLRRVDAKIVFEDDKVYMLKNCREHGFEKVLIATDIEYYKNCRNYAKRSEMPLKFNTKTHYGCPYDCGLCQDHEQHSCLTVVEVTDRCNLSCPTCYAMSSPTYGRHRTLAEIEQMLDVVVANEGQPDVVQISGGEPTVHPQFFEILDIAKTKPIKHLMVNTNGIRIAKDEAFVKRLASYMPDFEIYLQFDSFKKEALEQLRGEDLREVRQKAIENLNKYNLSTTLVVTLQKGLNTDEIGQIIEYALKQPCVRGVTLQPTQEAGRLENFSSQTDRYTMTEVRNAILEQTNVFNKNDLIPVPCNPDALVMGYALKLGGEVIPLTRMINPDDLLDNSKNTIVYENDERLKGHLLNMFSTGNSVDKAKEHLHSLLCCLPEIDAPNLGYDNLFRVIIMQFIDAHNFDVRAIKKSCVHIVNKDMQIIPFETMNIFYRDDKREYLEQLRTEILV, via the coding sequence ATGCCTGAACGCCCGTATATTTATTATGATTTTACGCTGAGCATTTGCTCTACCTGTTTGCGCCGGGTTGATGCTAAAATTGTTTTTGAAGATGATAAGGTTTACATGCTTAAAAACTGCCGTGAGCATGGTTTTGAAAAGGTACTGATTGCCACGGATATTGAATATTATAAAAACTGCCGCAACTATGCTAAGCGAAGTGAAATGCCGCTAAAGTTCAATACTAAAACACATTACGGATGCCCTTATGATTGCGGTCTTTGCCAGGATCATGAACAACATTCATGCTTAACAGTTGTAGAAGTAACAGACAGGTGCAATTTAAGCTGCCCAACGTGCTACGCCATGTCATCGCCTACTTATGGCAGGCACCGTACTTTAGCCGAAATTGAGCAGATGCTGGATGTTGTTGTTGCTAATGAAGGTCAGCCGGATGTGGTGCAGATTAGCGGAGGAGAGCCTACTGTGCATCCTCAGTTTTTTGAGATCTTGGATATCGCCAAAACTAAGCCCATTAAACATTTAATGGTAAATACCAACGGTATTCGTATAGCTAAGGATGAGGCTTTTGTGAAACGGTTGGCCAGTTATATGCCCGATTTTGAGATCTACCTGCAATTTGATTCGTTTAAAAAAGAAGCACTCGAACAGTTGAGGGGCGAAGATTTGCGCGAGGTAAGACAAAAGGCCATTGAAAATCTTAATAAATATAATCTCTCAACTACTTTAGTTGTTACCCTTCAAAAAGGCCTTAATACCGATGAGATAGGTCAGATTATTGAATATGCGCTGAAGCAGCCATGTGTGCGTGGTGTAACTTTGCAGCCAACACAAGAAGCCGGCCGGTTAGAGAATTTCAGCAGCCAAACGGATAGGTACACCATGACCGAGGTTCGGAATGCCATATTGGAACAAACTAATGTGTTCAACAAAAACGACCTGATCCCGGTACCGTGTAATCCGGATGCTTTGGTGATGGGCTATGCCCTTAAACTGGGCGGCGAGGTGATTCCGCTAACCCGGATGATTAACCCGGATGATCTGCTGGATAATTCAAAAAATACCATAGTATACGAAAATGATGAACGCCTGAAAGGGCATCTTCTTAATATGTTCAGTACGGGTAACTCGGTAGATAAGGCTAAAGAGCACCTGCATTCGCTGCTATGTTGTTTGCCCGAAATAGATGCACCTAACCTGGGCTATGATAACCTGTTTAGGGTGATCATTATGCAATTTATTGACGCGCATAACTTTGATGTGCGGGCCATCAAAAAATCCTGTGTGCATATCGTAAACAAGGATATGCAGATTATCCCCTTTGAAACCATGAACATTTTTTACCGTGACGATAAGCGGGAATACCTGGAACAATTAAGAACAGAAATTTTGGTGTGA
- a CDS encoding prolipoprotein diacylglyceryl transferase, with protein MHFPVNIPLGRSSIPVHFVCETLSYFLGYQYYAWLRKHTTDKISAHHRLIIFIGAATGAFIGSHLIGIFENPTLLSSQFSIIYFMSNKTIVGGMLGGLIGVELTKKQLGVTASSGDLMVYPLILAMVIGRTGCFLAGLEDGTYGVASNLPWAIDFGDGIRRHPTNLYEIIFWLMLWVVLKLIERKRQFADGARFKVFMTSYLIFRLLVEFIKPDYFFSFGLSVIQLVSIAGILYYYKVFLHPKKLFINHA; from the coding sequence TTGCACTTTCCAGTAAATATCCCTTTAGGCCGGTCATCAATTCCGGTACATTTTGTTTGCGAAACGTTATCGTATTTTTTAGGCTATCAATACTATGCCTGGCTGCGTAAACACACCACTGATAAGATCTCTGCGCATCACCGGTTAATTATTTTTATTGGCGCGGCGACGGGTGCATTCATTGGCTCACACCTTATAGGGATTTTTGAAAATCCGACTTTGCTATCCTCACAGTTCAGTATTATCTACTTTATGAGTAACAAAACTATAGTGGGCGGCATGCTTGGTGGCTTGATAGGCGTTGAGCTTACCAAAAAGCAATTGGGTGTAACGGCTTCGTCCGGCGATCTGATGGTTTATCCTCTTATCCTGGCTATGGTTATCGGGCGTACGGGATGCTTTTTGGCAGGGCTGGAGGACGGCACCTATGGAGTAGCATCAAACTTGCCATGGGCTATCGATTTTGGCGACGGTATCCGCAGGCACCCTACCAATCTTTATGAAATTATATTTTGGCTGATGCTTTGGGTTGTGCTGAAGCTTATAGAGCGAAAACGGCAGTTTGCCGATGGCGCAAGGTTTAAAGTATTTATGACAAGCTATCTTATTTTCAGGCTTCTGGTAGAGTTTATCAAACCCGATTATTTTTTCAGTTTCGGTTTGTCGGTAATTCAGTTAGTTTCTATTGCCGGTATTTTGTATTATTATAAAGTATTTCTACATCCTAAAAAACTGTTTATAAACCATGCCTGA
- a CDS encoding carboxypeptidase-like regulatory domain-containing protein, whose translation MSNQDVINYLAKSGNVCGRLNTGQLSTINHELLSAPKQNWKTWLTAMSLLLLTPITKVEAKTQNRTEQVPRQLKDKLLHQDTARLYIIKGSVKDVYSLIPGATISIKGEYERVISDAEGRFKLAAASLNDTLRVSYIGYVPQEFKIADIINKPNFVVTMAEDLTNTRWQTVVAGGICVRASLPKRIWRKIKSIF comes from the coding sequence ATGAGTAATCAGGATGTAATCAACTACCTGGCAAAAAGTGGTAATGTTTGTGGCCGTTTAAATACGGGGCAGCTAAGTACCATCAATCATGAATTGTTGAGCGCCCCCAAGCAAAATTGGAAAACATGGTTAACTGCCATGTCGCTTTTGCTTTTAACGCCGATAACCAAAGTTGAAGCAAAAACTCAAAATAGAACCGAACAGGTTCCACGGCAGTTAAAGGATAAGCTTTTACATCAGGATACGGCAAGGTTGTATATTATCAAAGGAAGTGTTAAAGATGTGTATTCCCTTATACCGGGAGCTACTATTTCCATAAAAGGAGAATATGAAAGAGTGATATCAGATGCCGAAGGCCGGTTTAAACTTGCTGCGGCATCACTAAATGATACGCTCAGGGTATCGTATATCGGTTATGTACCACAGGAATTCAAAATCGCAGATATCATTAACAAGCCGAATTTTGTGGTAACCATGGCTGAGGACCTAACAAATACCCGTTGGCAAACTGTTGTAGCCGGCGGGATTTGTGTACGGGCTTCTTTACCAAAAAGGATCTGGCGTAAAATAAAAAGCATATTTTAG